From a region of the Panicum virgatum strain AP13 chromosome 2K, P.virgatum_v5, whole genome shotgun sequence genome:
- the LOC120670377 gene encoding heterogeneous nuclear ribonucleoprotein Q-like isoform X2, with product MASSPPRAPRRFLFDLNVAQEEFEEEPEEAFQEVVVEEVPAEQHGDAAAEEEVVKEVIEREVGDLREEPPDEVIMEEEEEEAAALLPLADEMMGEDEAGEEEEPGARKKRMDYEVFVGGLPHDAAEEDVARALADAGEVEEVRLVRDPADHRLNKGFAFVRFAAAWQARWAADDLREATIKGKACGICKNSENETLHVRNICFDWSKDDLAEKLKPFELENLDRINLIEHPERKGKNRGYAFLDFRTHVDAVAAFLKLQEKDLYLGTDFRAHISFSNTLSQDDEIMEKVKSVFLDGLPPHWDEDKVREMFGKFGEIDNIQLARNMFTAKRKDFGFIGFTTRKSALDCIKMVNKEGVGEGSGKVLIKASLQRPRHAFKKHSWQGSSSMLGVRRGFVDKSSSSRHHSDRYRHFERYSDNHARRHRSVDVDERHVSVRGYRDYHRRDSAAHAPSHKYGRTNSGTRFRESYAESRYSSKYPRDRQEMHEEHMGRDAYRRSKYGHSYHDRAHRTSCPECNLSGQNCDYPNGEEFSATSGEQAYYKTGNQLMPKNSSVMCDCDDCYIERETTLSPSDHGRTRSNLNRRSVKSSHGHRRFAPDEHSAFEVEYTVRESRSRYLSSKDAPSTQSGKHHRPAR from the exons ATggcatcctcgccgccgcgcgccccgcggcGGTTCCTCTTCGACCTCAACGTCGCGCAGGAGGAGTTCGAGGAGGAGCCCGAGGAGGCGTTCCAGGAGGTCGTGGTGGAGGAAGTCCCGGCGGAGCAGCACGGGGATGCGGCCGCCGAGGAGGAAGTCGTGAAGGAGGTGATCGAGCGCGAGGTGGGAGACTTGCGGGAGGAGCCGCCGGATGAGGTGatcatggaggaggaggaggaggaagcggcggcgctgctgccgctTGCGGATGAGATGATGGGGGAGGAtgaggcgggggaggaggaggagccgggggCAAGGAAGAAGCGGATGGACTATGAGGTCTTTGTGGGCGGGCTCCCGCACGacgccgcggaggaggacgtGGCGCGGGCGCTGGCGGACGCCGGGGAAGTCGAGGAGGTGCGCCTCGTCCGGGATCCGGCGGACCACCGGCTCAACAAGGGATTCGCTTTCGtccgcttcgccgccgcctggcaGGCGCGGTGGGCTGCCGATGACCTCCGCGAGGCTACG ATCAAGGGAAAAGCATGTGGAATATGCAAGAACAGTGAAAATGAGACCCTTCATGTTCGGAATATATGCTTTGATTGGTCAAAAGATGAT TTAGCTGAGAAATTGAAACCTTTCGAGTTGGAGAATCTGGATAGAATTAACCTAATCGAGCACccagaaagaaaggggaaaaacaGAGGCTACGCATTTCTTGACTTCAGAACACATGTGGATGCTGTGGCTGCTTTTCTGAAACTACAGGAAAAAGATCTATACCTTGGTACTGATTTTAGAGCACACATATCATTTTCAAACACTCTTTCACAAGATGATGAGATCATGGAAAAG GTGAAATCTGTTTTCTTGGATGGCTTACCACCTCACTGGGATGAAGACAAAGTGAGAGAAATGTTCGGAAAATTTGGTGAAATTGATAACATACAGCTTGCTAGAAACATGTTCACTGCAAAAAGGAAAGATTTTGGTTTCATCGGCTTCACGACAAGGAAGTCAGCTTTGGATTGCATTAAGATGGTCAATAAAGAAGGTGTTGGTGAAGGCAGTGGAAAG GTTCTGATAAAAGCTAGTTTACAAAGGCCAAGACATGCTTTCAAGAAGCATTCCTGGCAGGGCTCTAGTTCCATGTTAGGTGTCAGAAGAGGATTTGTAGACAAAAGTTCGAGTAGTAGACACCACTCGGACAGATATAGGCATTTCGAAAGGTATTCAGATAATCATGCTCGACGTCACCGCTCTGTGGATGTTGATGAAAGGCATGTTTCTGTGCGAGGATACAGAGATTACCATCGAAGGGATTCTGCAGCGCATG CCCCGAGCCATAAATATGGAAGGACAAATTCGGGGACCAGATTCAGGGAATCTTATGCAGAGAGCCGATACTCTAGTAAATATCCAAGAGATAGGCAGGAAATGCATGAAGAGCATATGGGGCGAGATGCATACCGCAGGAGCAAATATGGACATTCGTACCATGATAGGGCGCATAGAACTTCTTGCCCAGAATGTAATTTGAGTGGTCAAAATTGTGATTACCCCAATGGTGAGGAATTTTCTGCAACCAGTGGTGAGCAGGCCTACTATAAGACG GGCAACCAGTTGATGCCTAAAAATTCTTCTGTGATGTGTGATTGTGATGATTGCTATATT GAACGAGAGACAACTCTTAGTCCAAGTGATCATGGCCGAACTAGATCTAATCTTAATCGCCGATCTGTCAAATCGTCTCACGGGCATCGGAG GTTTGCGCCTGATGAGCATTCTGCTTTTGAGGTTGAGTACACTGTCAGAGAAAGCCGAAGCCGGTATTTATCTTCCAAAGATGCCCCCAGTACCCAATCCGGGAAGCACCATAGGCCAGCAAGATAG
- the LOC120670377 gene encoding heterogeneous nuclear ribonucleoprotein Q-like isoform X1, with product MASSPPRAPRRFLFDLNVAQEEFEEEPEEAFQEVVVEEVPAEQHGDAAAEEEVVKEVIEREVGDLREEPPDEVIMEEEEEEAAALLPLADEMMGEDEAGEEEEPGARKKRMDYEVFVGGLPHDAAEEDVARALADAGEVEEVRLVRDPADHRLNKGFAFVRFAAAWQARWAADDLREATIKGKACGICKNSENETLHVRNICFDWSKDDLAEKLKPFELENLDRINLIEHPERKGKNRGYAFLDFRTHVDAVAAFLKLQEKDLYLGTDFRAHISFSNTLSQDDEIMEKVKSVFLDGLPPHWDEDKVREMFGKFGEIDNIQLARNMFTAKRKDFGFIGFTTRKSALDCIKMVNKEGVGEGSGKVLIKASLQRPRHAFKKHSWQGSSSMLGVRRGFVDKSSSSRHHSDRYRHFERYSDNHARRHRSVDVDERHVSVRGYRDYHRRDSAAHAPSHKYGRTNSGTRFRESYAESRYSSKYPRDRQEMHEEHMGRDAYRRSKYGHSYHDRAHRTSCPECNLSGQNCDYPNGEEFSATSGEQAYYKTGNQLMPKNSSVMCDCDDCYIERETTLSPSDHGRTRSNLNRRSVKSSHGHRSRFAPDEHSAFEVEYTVRESRSRYLSSKDAPSTQSGKHHRPAR from the exons ATggcatcctcgccgccgcgcgccccgcggcGGTTCCTCTTCGACCTCAACGTCGCGCAGGAGGAGTTCGAGGAGGAGCCCGAGGAGGCGTTCCAGGAGGTCGTGGTGGAGGAAGTCCCGGCGGAGCAGCACGGGGATGCGGCCGCCGAGGAGGAAGTCGTGAAGGAGGTGATCGAGCGCGAGGTGGGAGACTTGCGGGAGGAGCCGCCGGATGAGGTGatcatggaggaggaggaggaggaagcggcggcgctgctgccgctTGCGGATGAGATGATGGGGGAGGAtgaggcgggggaggaggaggagccgggggCAAGGAAGAAGCGGATGGACTATGAGGTCTTTGTGGGCGGGCTCCCGCACGacgccgcggaggaggacgtGGCGCGGGCGCTGGCGGACGCCGGGGAAGTCGAGGAGGTGCGCCTCGTCCGGGATCCGGCGGACCACCGGCTCAACAAGGGATTCGCTTTCGtccgcttcgccgccgcctggcaGGCGCGGTGGGCTGCCGATGACCTCCGCGAGGCTACG ATCAAGGGAAAAGCATGTGGAATATGCAAGAACAGTGAAAATGAGACCCTTCATGTTCGGAATATATGCTTTGATTGGTCAAAAGATGAT TTAGCTGAGAAATTGAAACCTTTCGAGTTGGAGAATCTGGATAGAATTAACCTAATCGAGCACccagaaagaaaggggaaaaacaGAGGCTACGCATTTCTTGACTTCAGAACACATGTGGATGCTGTGGCTGCTTTTCTGAAACTACAGGAAAAAGATCTATACCTTGGTACTGATTTTAGAGCACACATATCATTTTCAAACACTCTTTCACAAGATGATGAGATCATGGAAAAG GTGAAATCTGTTTTCTTGGATGGCTTACCACCTCACTGGGATGAAGACAAAGTGAGAGAAATGTTCGGAAAATTTGGTGAAATTGATAACATACAGCTTGCTAGAAACATGTTCACTGCAAAAAGGAAAGATTTTGGTTTCATCGGCTTCACGACAAGGAAGTCAGCTTTGGATTGCATTAAGATGGTCAATAAAGAAGGTGTTGGTGAAGGCAGTGGAAAG GTTCTGATAAAAGCTAGTTTACAAAGGCCAAGACATGCTTTCAAGAAGCATTCCTGGCAGGGCTCTAGTTCCATGTTAGGTGTCAGAAGAGGATTTGTAGACAAAAGTTCGAGTAGTAGACACCACTCGGACAGATATAGGCATTTCGAAAGGTATTCAGATAATCATGCTCGACGTCACCGCTCTGTGGATGTTGATGAAAGGCATGTTTCTGTGCGAGGATACAGAGATTACCATCGAAGGGATTCTGCAGCGCATG CCCCGAGCCATAAATATGGAAGGACAAATTCGGGGACCAGATTCAGGGAATCTTATGCAGAGAGCCGATACTCTAGTAAATATCCAAGAGATAGGCAGGAAATGCATGAAGAGCATATGGGGCGAGATGCATACCGCAGGAGCAAATATGGACATTCGTACCATGATAGGGCGCATAGAACTTCTTGCCCAGAATGTAATTTGAGTGGTCAAAATTGTGATTACCCCAATGGTGAGGAATTTTCTGCAACCAGTGGTGAGCAGGCCTACTATAAGACG GGCAACCAGTTGATGCCTAAAAATTCTTCTGTGATGTGTGATTGTGATGATTGCTATATT GAACGAGAGACAACTCTTAGTCCAAGTGATCATGGCCGAACTAGATCTAATCTTAATCGCCGATCTGTCAAATCGTCTCACGGGCATCGGAG CAGGTTTGCGCCTGATGAGCATTCTGCTTTTGAGGTTGAGTACACTGTCAGAGAAAGCCGAAGCCGGTATTTATCTTCCAAAGATGCCCCCAGTACCCAATCCGGGAAGCACCATAGGCCAGCAAGATAG